One genomic segment of Dysosmobacter sp. Marseille-Q4140 includes these proteins:
- a CDS encoding phosphoribosylglycinamide formyltransferase, which produces MLTRARIAVLVSGGGTNLEALLRSQEDGSLSHGEIVLVCSSQPGAYALTRAANHGVPRAVVARSGKSQEAFEAELQEQLTRCQADLIVLAGFMSILSADFVRRWPDRIVNVHPSLIPSFCGKGYYGLRVHEAALARGVKITGATVHLVNEIPDGGRILLQKAVEILPEDTAATLQRRVMEQAEWVLLPQAVEMLCKQISEEGASRS; this is translated from the coding sequence ATGTTAACTCGCGCCCGCATTGCCGTGCTGGTCTCCGGCGGCGGCACCAATCTGGAGGCCCTGCTGCGGTCCCAGGAGGACGGCAGCCTGTCCCACGGGGAGATCGTTCTGGTCTGCTCCAGCCAGCCCGGCGCCTACGCCCTGACCCGGGCCGCCAACCACGGCGTGCCCCGGGCAGTGGTCGCCCGCAGCGGCAAGAGCCAGGAGGCCTTCGAGGCGGAGCTCCAGGAGCAGTTGACCCGTTGTCAGGCCGACTTGATCGTTTTAGCGGGCTTTATGTCCATTTTATCGGCAGATTTTGTCCGCCGCTGGCCGGACCGGATCGTCAATGTCCACCCCTCTCTGATCCCGTCCTTCTGCGGCAAGGGCTATTACGGCCTGCGGGTCCACGAGGCGGCCCTGGCCCGGGGGGTGAAGATCACCGGCGCCACGGTCCACCTGGTCAACGAGATCCCCGACGGCGGCCGCATTCTGCTGCAAAAGGCCGTGGAGATCCTGCCGGAGGACACGGCCGCCACCTTGCAGCGCCGGGTGATGGAGCAGGCGGAATGGGTCCTGCTGCCCCAGGCGGTCGAAATGTTATGTAAACAAATTTCCGAGGAGGGAGCATCCCGCTCATGA
- a CDS encoding phosphoribosylaminoimidazolecarboxamide formyltransferase, with protein sequence MKELELKYGCNPNQKPSRIFMREGAELPLTVLNGKPGYINFLDALNSWQLVRELKATTGLPAAASFKHVSPAGAAVGAPLTETDRKIYFVDPGADLSPIACAYIRARGADRLCSYGDWAALSDVCDAATARYLKYEVSDGIIAPGYTDEALEILKAKKKGNYNVVRIDPDYVPAPQEYKDVFGVTFQQGRNNFKIDEELLGNIVTVNKDLPQQAKIDMIVALITLKYTQSNSVCYVKDGQAIGVGAGQQSRIHCTRLAGSKADNWWLRQHPKVLGLQFVEGIRRPDRDNAIDIYTSDEYEDILAEGVWQQTFAVKPEVLTAEEKKAWIARLTGVTCGSDAFFPFGDNVERARKSGVQYIAEPGGSIRDDHVIETADKYGMVMCFTGMRLFHH encoded by the coding sequence ATGAAGGAACTGGAACTGAAATACGGCTGCAATCCCAATCAAAAGCCCTCCCGCATCTTCATGCGGGAGGGAGCTGAACTTCCCCTCACCGTGCTGAACGGCAAGCCGGGCTACATCAATTTTCTGGACGCGCTGAACTCCTGGCAGCTGGTGCGGGAGCTGAAGGCCACCACGGGCCTGCCCGCCGCCGCCAGCTTCAAGCACGTCTCCCCCGCCGGGGCCGCCGTAGGCGCGCCCCTGACCGAGACGGACCGGAAGATCTACTTTGTGGACCCCGGCGCGGACCTCAGCCCCATCGCCTGCGCCTACATCCGGGCCCGGGGCGCCGACCGGCTGTGCTCCTACGGCGACTGGGCGGCCCTTTCCGATGTCTGCGACGCCGCCACCGCCCGGTACTTAAAGTACGAGGTGTCCGACGGCATCATCGCCCCCGGCTACACCGACGAGGCCCTGGAGATCCTGAAAGCCAAGAAGAAGGGCAATTACAACGTGGTGAGAATCGACCCGGACTACGTACCCGCGCCCCAGGAGTACAAGGACGTGTTCGGCGTCACCTTCCAGCAGGGCCGCAACAACTTTAAAATCGACGAGGAATTGCTGGGCAACATCGTAACGGTCAACAAGGACCTGCCCCAGCAGGCCAAGATTGACATGATCGTGGCCCTCATCACCCTCAAGTACACCCAGTCCAACTCCGTGTGCTACGTGAAGGACGGCCAGGCCATCGGCGTGGGCGCCGGCCAGCAGAGCCGCATCCACTGCACCCGCCTGGCCGGCTCCAAGGCAGACAACTGGTGGCTGCGCCAGCACCCCAAGGTACTTGGATTGCAGTTCGTGGAGGGCATCCGCCGCCCGGACCGGGACAACGCCATCGACATCTACACCTCCGACGAGTACGAGGACATCCTGGCCGAGGGCGTGTGGCAGCAGACCTTTGCCGTGAAGCCGGAGGTGCTGACGGCGGAGGAGAAAAAGGCCTGGATCGCCCGGCTCACCGGCGTCACCTGCGGGTCTGACGCCTTCTTCCCCTTCGGGGACAATGTGGAGCGGGCCCGGAAGTCCGGCGTGCAGTACATCGCCGAGCCCGGCGGCTCCATCCGGGACGACCACGTGATCGAGACGGCCGACAAGTACGGCATGGTCATGTGCTTTACGGGGATGCGGCTGTTCCACCATTGA
- a CDS encoding phosphoribosylformylglycinamidine cyclo-ligase, with the protein MENSHSASYAAAGVNIEAGYEGVRLMKAHVDRTVIPGVVSGIGGFGGLFAPDLAGMAEPVLVSGTDGVGTKQRIAQLMDKHDTVGIDCVAMCVNDIVCCGAKPLFFLDYIAIGKNEPEKVASLVAGVAEGCVQAGCALIGGETAEHPGVMAADDYDLAGFSVGIVDKAKIVDHSAMKPGDVILALPSSGLHSNGYSLVRKVFDVEHADLGAYCGELGTTLGEALLTPTRIYVKPVLAALAAAEIHGISHITGGGFYENIPRCLPDGLTARIEKAALRIPPIFPMLQRMGDIPERDLFNTFNCGVGMVVIASAASADKALSALREGGCDAYPIGEIVPGEDRVVLC; encoded by the coding sequence ATGGAAAACTCCCATTCTGCGTCCTACGCCGCCGCCGGCGTGAACATCGAGGCCGGCTACGAGGGCGTGCGGCTGATGAAGGCCCATGTGGACCGCACGGTGATCCCCGGCGTGGTCTCCGGCATTGGGGGCTTCGGCGGGCTGTTCGCCCCGGATCTTGCCGGCATGGCGGAGCCGGTGCTGGTCTCCGGCACCGACGGCGTGGGCACCAAGCAGCGCATCGCCCAGCTGATGGATAAGCACGACACCGTGGGCATCGACTGCGTGGCCATGTGCGTCAACGACATCGTCTGCTGCGGTGCAAAACCCCTGTTTTTCCTGGACTACATCGCCATCGGCAAAAACGAGCCGGAGAAGGTGGCGTCCCTGGTCGCCGGCGTGGCGGAGGGCTGCGTCCAGGCGGGCTGCGCCCTGATCGGCGGCGAGACCGCCGAGCACCCCGGCGTCATGGCCGCCGACGACTACGACCTGGCGGGCTTCTCCGTCGGCATCGTGGACAAGGCCAAGATCGTCGACCACAGCGCCATGAAGCCCGGCGACGTGATTTTGGCCCTGCCCTCCTCCGGCCTCCACTCCAACGGCTACTCCCTGGTGCGGAAGGTCTTTGACGTGGAGCACGCCGACCTGGGCGCCTACTGCGGCGAGCTGGGGACGACCCTGGGCGAGGCCCTGCTGACCCCCACCCGCATCTACGTCAAACCCGTGCTGGCGGCTCTGGCCGCGGCGGAGATCCACGGCATCAGCCACATCACCGGCGGCGGCTTCTACGAGAACATCCCCCGGTGCCTGCCCGACGGGCTCACCGCCAGGATCGAGAAAGCCGCCCTGCGGATCCCCCCCATCTTCCCCATGCTCCAGCGGATGGGGGATATCCCGGAGCGGGATCTGTTCAACACCTTCAACTGCGGCGTGGGCATGGTGGTCATTGCCTCCGCCGCCAGCGCCGACAAGGCCCTCTCCGCCCTGCGTGAGGGAGGCTGTGACGCCTATCCCATCGGCGAGATCGTCCCGGGAGAAGATCGGGTGGTTTTATGTTAA
- a CDS encoding phosphoribosylformylglycinamidine synthase: MVRRIYVEKKPPLRQEASELLRELQTLLGITALTGLRLLNRYDVEGLDEAAFRRAVNTVFSEPQVDDATASLPAGDFTAFAVEYLPGQFDQRADSAQACIQLMTQGERPRLRSAKVYLLSGQLSPADVERIKAYVINPVEAREAGLESVESLAMEVDQPAPPMVLEGFTAMDDRALEGLIASLGLAMDLGDLQCCRDYFAREHRDPTITEIRILDTYWSDHCRHTTFGTVLTDIAFDDPRAKAAYDRYLSIREATHAGEKPVTLMDMGTRGAKYLKQQGLLPDLDESEEINACTVKIDVDEDGVKKPWLLLFKNETHNHPTEIEPFGGAATCIGGAIRDPLAGRGYVYQAMRVTGAADPRTPIADTIPGKLPQRKIVQSAANGYSSYGNQIGLATGLVDEIYHKGYAAKRLEIGAVVGAVPAGSVRREVPQPGDVVILLGGRTGRDGIGGATGSSKSHDSKSVATCSAEVQKGNAPEERKLQRLFRHSEAVRLIKRCNDFGAGGVSVAVGELADSLDIDLSAVPKKYEGLDATELAISESQERMAVVVEAKDAPRFMEIAGEENLESTVVATVTDTGRMVMRWNGQTVADLSRAFLDTNGAAKHAAARVEAPQASKSIPVTNFHDTLKSFAADLNVCSRQGLCERFDSTIGAGSVLMPFGGKYQKTPAQAMAAKLPVLGHETTTCSIMAWGGDPHVMDDSPYRGAYLAVAESVAKVIAAGGDRRKCWLSFQEYFEKLGTTPERWGKPVAALLGALSAQLDLQCAAIGGKDSMSGSFNDLDVPPTLVSFAVSVGRTDRILSNEFKGSGHKVYLLSPKTEADGALDPESLCAVLDTAQRLIASGKVLSAGVTGFGGIAVSVMKSCLGNGLGFSFTDAFLPADLFARRPAAMLLEAAEDLDDGICVGVTNGSGCICCECESVTLGELTGPYDETLEDVFPMTADQGSEAVPVLEAPAFTRAAPKAGCAAPKVLIPVFPGTNCEYDSARAVERAGLVPEILVLNNRSAADVAASARRFAAAARESQVIFIPGGFSGGDEPDGSGKFITAFFHNGEVSDAVMDLLKNRDGLMLGICNGFQALIKLGLVPYGEIRDMDDSCPTLTYNVIGRHQSRIVRTRVASNRSPWLSRVHVGDVVSVPISHGEGRFLCRPELLAQLAENGQIATQYVDLTGAPTMDVAFNPNGSVWAVEGITSPDGRVLGKMGHSERIGPGLYQNVPGRYDLELFASARDYFTL; the protein is encoded by the coding sequence ATGGTACGACGCATTTATGTGGAGAAAAAGCCCCCCCTGCGGCAGGAGGCCTCGGAGCTGCTGCGGGAGCTGCAGACGCTGCTGGGCATCACCGCCCTGACGGGTCTGCGCCTGCTCAACCGCTACGACGTGGAGGGTCTGGACGAGGCCGCCTTCCGCCGGGCGGTGAACACCGTGTTCTCCGAGCCCCAGGTGGACGACGCCACCGCCTCCCTCCCCGCCGGGGACTTCACCGCCTTTGCCGTGGAGTACCTGCCGGGCCAATTCGACCAGCGGGCGGACTCCGCCCAAGCCTGCATCCAGCTGATGACCCAGGGCGAGCGGCCCCGGCTCCGCAGCGCCAAGGTGTATCTGCTCTCCGGCCAGCTCTCCCCCGCCGACGTGGAGAGGATCAAAGCCTATGTCATCAACCCCGTGGAGGCCCGGGAGGCGGGCTTGGAGAGCGTGGAGTCTCTCGCCATGGAGGTGGACCAGCCCGCGCCGCCCATGGTGCTGGAGGGCTTCACCGCCATGGACGACCGCGCTCTGGAGGGGCTGATCGCCTCTTTGGGCCTGGCCATGGACCTGGGGGACCTCCAGTGCTGCCGGGATTACTTTGCCCGGGAGCACCGGGACCCCACCATCACGGAGATCCGCATTCTGGACACCTACTGGTCCGACCACTGCCGCCACACCACCTTCGGCACGGTGCTGACGGACATCGCCTTTGACGATCCCCGGGCCAAGGCCGCCTACGACCGCTACCTCTCCATCCGGGAGGCCACCCACGCCGGGGAGAAGCCCGTGACTCTCATGGACATGGGCACCCGCGGCGCCAAGTATCTCAAGCAGCAGGGGCTGCTGCCCGATCTGGACGAGTCCGAGGAGATCAACGCCTGCACGGTGAAGATCGACGTGGACGAGGACGGCGTAAAGAAGCCCTGGCTGCTCCTCTTTAAGAACGAGACCCACAACCACCCCACGGAGATCGAGCCCTTCGGCGGCGCCGCCACCTGCATCGGCGGCGCCATCCGGGACCCCCTGGCGGGCCGGGGCTATGTGTACCAGGCCATGCGCGTCACCGGCGCAGCGGATCCCCGGACCCCCATCGCGGACACCATCCCGGGAAAGCTGCCCCAGCGCAAGATCGTCCAGTCCGCCGCCAACGGGTACAGCTCCTACGGCAACCAGATCGGCCTGGCCACGGGGCTGGTGGATGAGATCTACCACAAGGGCTACGCCGCCAAGCGATTGGAGATCGGCGCCGTGGTGGGCGCGGTGCCCGCCGGCAGCGTCCGGCGGGAGGTGCCCCAGCCCGGCGACGTGGTGATTTTGCTGGGCGGCCGCACCGGCCGGGACGGCATCGGCGGCGCCACCGGCTCCTCCAAGAGCCACGACAGCAAGTCCGTCGCCACCTGCTCCGCCGAGGTGCAAAAGGGCAACGCCCCGGAGGAGCGTAAGCTCCAGCGCCTCTTCCGCCACAGCGAGGCCGTGCGGCTCATCAAGCGCTGCAACGACTTTGGCGCCGGCGGCGTATCCGTGGCCGTGGGCGAGCTGGCGGACTCCCTGGACATCGACCTCTCCGCCGTGCCCAAGAAGTACGAGGGCCTGGACGCCACGGAGCTGGCCATCTCCGAGTCCCAGGAGCGCATGGCCGTGGTGGTGGAGGCGAAGGACGCCCCCCGCTTCATGGAGATCGCCGGGGAGGAGAACTTGGAGTCCACCGTCGTGGCCACCGTCACCGACACTGGCCGCATGGTCATGCGCTGGAACGGCCAGACCGTGGCGGACCTGAGCCGGGCCTTCCTGGACACCAACGGCGCCGCAAAGCACGCCGCCGCCCGGGTGGAGGCCCCGCAGGCCTCCAAGTCCATCCCCGTCACCAACTTCCACGACACCCTCAAATCCTTTGCCGCGGATCTGAACGTCTGCTCCCGGCAGGGCCTTTGCGAGCGGTTTGACTCCACCATCGGCGCCGGCTCCGTGCTGATGCCCTTCGGCGGCAAGTACCAGAAGACCCCTGCCCAGGCCATGGCTGCCAAGCTGCCGGTGCTGGGCCACGAGACCACCACCTGCTCCATCATGGCCTGGGGCGGCGATCCACACGTGATGGACGATTCCCCCTACCGGGGCGCCTATCTGGCGGTGGCGGAGTCCGTGGCCAAGGTCATCGCCGCCGGCGGCGACCGGAGGAAGTGCTGGCTCTCTTTCCAGGAGTACTTTGAGAAGCTGGGCACCACCCCGGAGCGCTGGGGCAAGCCCGTGGCCGCCCTGCTGGGCGCCCTGTCCGCCCAGCTGGACCTCCAGTGCGCCGCTATCGGCGGCAAGGACTCCATGTCCGGGTCCTTCAACGACCTGGACGTGCCCCCCACCCTGGTGTCCTTCGCCGTGTCCGTGGGCCGGACGGACCGGATTCTCTCCAACGAGTTCAAGGGCTCCGGCCACAAGGTCTATCTGCTCTCTCCCAAGACGGAGGCCGACGGGGCGCTGGACCCGGAGAGCCTGTGCGCCGTGCTGGATACCGCCCAGCGCCTCATCGCCTCCGGCAAGGTCCTCAGCGCCGGCGTCACAGGCTTCGGCGGCATCGCCGTGTCGGTGATGAAGAGCTGCCTGGGCAACGGCCTGGGCTTCTCCTTCACCGACGCCTTCCTGCCCGCGGACCTCTTCGCCCGCCGCCCGGCGGCCATGCTGCTGGAGGCCGCGGAGGACCTGGACGACGGCATCTGCGTCGGCGTCACCAACGGCAGCGGCTGCATCTGCTGCGAGTGCGAGTCCGTGACCTTGGGTGAGCTGACCGGACCCTACGACGAGACCCTGGAGGACGTGTTCCCCATGACCGCCGATCAGGGCAGCGAAGCTGTGCCGGTGCTGGAGGCCCCTGCCTTCACCCGCGCTGCCCCCAAGGCGGGCTGCGCCGCGCCGAAGGTGCTGATCCCCGTGTTCCCGGGCACCAACTGCGAGTACGACAGCGCCCGGGCCGTGGAGCGGGCGGGCCTGGTGCCGGAGATCCTGGTGCTGAACAACCGCTCCGCCGCCGACGTAGCGGCCTCCGCCAGACGCTTTGCCGCGGCGGCCCGGGAAAGCCAGGTCATCTTCATCCCCGGCGGCTTCTCCGGCGGCGACGAGCCCGACGGCTCCGGCAAGTTCATCACCGCCTTCTTCCACAACGGCGAGGTCTCCGACGCGGTCATGGACCTGCTGAAGAACCGGGACGGCCTCATGCTTGGCATCTGCAACGGCTTCCAGGCCCTCATCAAGCTGGGCCTGGTGCCCTACGGCGAGATTCGGGACATGGACGACTCCTGCCCCACCCTGACCTACAACGTCATCGGCCGCCACCAGTCCCGGATCGTCCGGACCCGGGTGGCCTCCAACCGCTCCCCCTGGCTGAGCCGGGTACACGTGGGCGACGTGGTCAGCGTACCCATCTCCCACGGCGAGGGCCGCTTCCTGTGCCGTCCGGAGCTGCTGGCGCAGCTGGCGGAAAACGGCCAGATCGCCACCCAGTACGTGGACCTCACCGGCGCGCCCACCATGGATGTGGCCTTCAACCCCAACGGCTCCGTCTGGGCCGTGGAGGGCATCACCTCCCCCGACGGCCGGGTGCTGGGCAAGATGGGCCACTCCGAGCGGATCGGCCCGGGCCTCTATCAGAACGTGCCCGGCCGGTACGACCTGGAGCTCTTTGCCTCCGCCAGGGATTATTTCACACTTTGA
- a CDS encoding ribokinase: MQRKPRILVVGSFVMDVIATTERVPASGQTVYGKSFHTAPGGKGANQALQCARLGAQVTMMGCVGDDLFGRQLLEIPRQAGVDVSRVVVRPGISSGVGHVTLEVTEHTAQNRIVVIPGANQTLTVEEVSWLRQEMSSFDMVLLQLEVPIEVNLAVAGWAREAGVPVMLNPAPATDLDDRLLKLVTYLTPNEQEASAETGLPLRMDQRGIQRDDLKKIAAALAAKGVEHVIITLGANGSAVVLGDGIQYIPAVHMDHVADPTAAGDSFVGALCVGLTIGLPQTEALAFASHTAAITVSRMGAMPSLPTLEEVAQLLRQRAYQGFDLSVLDALR, translated from the coding sequence ATGCAAAGAAAACCTCGTATCTTAGTCGTGGGCAGTTTTGTGATGGATGTGATCGCCACCACTGAACGGGTGCCCGCGTCCGGTCAGACGGTCTACGGAAAATCCTTCCACACCGCTCCCGGCGGCAAAGGCGCCAATCAGGCGCTCCAGTGCGCCCGTCTGGGGGCGCAGGTCACCATGATGGGCTGTGTGGGCGACGACCTCTTCGGCCGCCAGCTGCTGGAGATCCCCCGCCAGGCAGGAGTGGATGTGAGCCGTGTGGTGGTCCGTCCGGGCATCAGCTCCGGTGTGGGCCATGTGACGCTGGAGGTGACGGAGCACACCGCCCAGAACCGCATTGTGGTGATTCCCGGTGCCAACCAGACGCTGACGGTGGAGGAGGTGTCCTGGCTGCGGCAGGAGATGTCCTCTTTTGATATGGTGCTGCTGCAGCTGGAAGTCCCCATCGAGGTCAATCTGGCCGTGGCCGGCTGGGCCCGGGAGGCCGGCGTGCCGGTGATGCTGAATCCGGCACCCGCCACCGATCTGGACGACCGTCTTTTGAAGCTGGTCACCTATCTGACGCCCAATGAGCAGGAGGCCTCGGCGGAAACCGGCCTGCCACTGCGGATGGACCAGCGGGGCATTCAGCGGGATGATCTGAAGAAGATCGCCGCAGCCCTGGCGGCCAAGGGCGTGGAGCACGTCATCATCACCTTGGGGGCCAATGGCTCCGCTGTGGTTTTGGGAGACGGCATCCAGTACATCCCTGCTGTACATATGGACCATGTGGCAGACCCCACCGCCGCCGGTGACTCCTTCGTGGGCGCCCTATGCGTCGGGTTGACCATTGGCCTTCCCCAGACGGAGGCCCTGGCCTTTGCCAGCCACACCGCTGCCATCACGGTCTCCCGGATGGGCGCCATGCCCTCCCTTCCCACATTGGAAGAAGTGGCGCAGCTGCTGCGCCAGCGGGCGTATCAGGGCTTTGATCTGTCCGTATTGGACGCCCTGCGTTGA
- a CDS encoding IMP dehydrogenase: protein MAYFFPEPSRTFSEYLLVPGYSSSECIPANVSLKTPVVKYRRGEEPALTMNVPMVSAVMQAVSGERMGIALAKEGGIAFIYVSQPIAEQAEMVRKVKNYKAGFVTSDSNLRIGDTLADVLALKERTGHSTMAVTDDGTGTGKLLGLVTSRDYRVSRMDPATPVKDFMTPVEKVISAVEGTSLKTANDIIWDHKLNALPILTEDGRLVSFVFRKDYDSHKDNPLELLDGQKRYVVGAGINTRDYEERVPALVDAGVDVLVIDSSEGYSEWQARTLKWIRDRYGDTVKVGAGNVVDGEGFRFLADAGADFVKIGIGGGSICITRETKGIGRGQATAVIDVAAERDRYFEETGVYVPICADGGIVQDYHITLALAMGADFCMLGRYFSRFDESPTSKVLIGGSYMKEYWGEGSARARNWQRYDLGGAAKLSFEEGVDSYVPYAGALADGMATTLSKIRSTMCNCGALTIPELRAKAKLTLVSSVSIVEGGAHDVLLKDTTNSGNRG from the coding sequence ATGGCTTACTTTTTCCCCGAACCCTCCCGCACGTTCAGCGAGTACCTGCTGGTGCCCGGCTACTCCTCCTCCGAGTGCATCCCCGCCAACGTCTCCCTCAAGACGCCGGTGGTGAAGTACCGCAGGGGCGAGGAGCCCGCCCTCACTATGAACGTCCCCATGGTCTCCGCCGTCATGCAGGCGGTCTCCGGCGAGCGCATGGGCATCGCCCTGGCCAAGGAGGGCGGCATCGCCTTCATCTACGTCTCCCAGCCCATTGCGGAGCAGGCGGAGATGGTGCGCAAGGTGAAAAACTACAAGGCGGGCTTCGTCACCAGCGACTCCAACCTGCGCATCGGCGACACCCTGGCCGACGTGCTGGCGCTGAAAGAGCGCACCGGCCACTCCACTATGGCCGTCACCGACGACGGTACCGGCACCGGCAAGCTGCTGGGCCTGGTCACCAGCCGGGACTACCGGGTCAGCCGCATGGACCCCGCCACGCCGGTGAAGGACTTCATGACCCCGGTGGAAAAGGTCATCTCCGCCGTAGAGGGCACCAGCTTGAAAACCGCCAACGACATCATCTGGGACCACAAGCTCAACGCCCTGCCCATCCTGACTGAGGACGGCCGCCTGGTGAGCTTTGTGTTCCGCAAGGACTACGACTCCCACAAGGACAACCCCCTGGAGCTGCTGGACGGCCAGAAGCGCTATGTAGTGGGCGCCGGCATCAACACCCGGGACTATGAAGAGCGGGTCCCCGCCCTGGTGGACGCCGGGGTGGACGTGCTGGTGATCGACTCCTCCGAGGGCTACTCCGAGTGGCAGGCCCGGACCCTCAAGTGGATCCGGGACCGCTATGGCGACACCGTAAAGGTGGGCGCCGGCAACGTGGTGGACGGTGAGGGCTTCCGCTTCCTGGCGGACGCCGGGGCTGACTTTGTGAAGATCGGCATCGGCGGCGGCTCCATCTGCATCACCCGGGAGACCAAGGGCATCGGCCGCGGCCAGGCCACGGCGGTCATCGACGTGGCGGCGGAGCGGGACCGGTACTTCGAGGAGACCGGCGTCTATGTGCCCATCTGCGCCGACGGCGGCATCGTCCAGGACTACCACATCACCCTGGCCCTGGCTATGGGCGCGGACTTCTGCATGCTGGGTCGGTACTTCTCCCGCTTCGACGAGTCCCCCACCAGCAAGGTCCTCATCGGCGGAAGCTATATGAAGGAATACTGGGGCGAGGGCAGCGCCCGGGCCCGGAACTGGCAGCGCTACGATCTGGGCGGCGCCGCCAAGCTGAGCTTCGAGGAGGGCGTGGACTCCTACGTGCCCTACGCCGGCGCCCTGGCCGACGGCATGGCCACCACCTTGTCCAAGATCCGCTCCACCATGTGCAACTGCGGTGCCCTGACCATTCCGGAGCTGCGGGCCAAGGCCAAGCTGACCCTGGTCTCCTCCGTCTCCATCGTGGAGGGCGGCGCCCACGACGTGCTGCTGAAGGACACCACCAACTCCGGTAACCGCGGCTGA
- the purD gene encoding phosphoribosylamine--glycine ligase — MNLLVVGGGGREHAMIKKLRENSEVETIYALPGNGGIAADAVCVPEIGAKDIGAIVDFAVSHGVDFAVVAPDDPLALGCVDRLHEAGIPCFGPDAKAARIEASKVFSKNLMKQYGIPTADYRVFDDPAKALEYLRGADFPIVIKADGLALGKGVLIPQNLSEAEDAVKSIMEDKVFGASGNEIVVEEFLTGPEVSVLAFTDGTAIVPMVSSMDHKRAGEGDTGLNTGGMGTIAPNPCYTADVAQVCMETIFLPTLAAMRAEGCPFKGCLYFGLMLTPKGPKVIEYNCRFGDPETQVVLPLLKTDLLTVMRAVESETLGQLTVEWRSGAAACVILASGGYPGHYEKGKAITLPDTLPENVTVYHAGDALTAEGALVTSGGRVLGVTATADTLEAALRDAYAAAGTIDFEGKYLRRDIGRRALSLQS, encoded by the coding sequence ATGAATCTTCTGGTGGTCGGCGGCGGGGGCCGCGAGCACGCTATGATCAAAAAGCTCCGGGAGAACTCGGAGGTGGAGACCATTTACGCCCTGCCGGGCAACGGCGGCATCGCCGCCGACGCCGTGTGCGTGCCGGAGATCGGCGCCAAGGACATCGGCGCCATCGTGGACTTCGCCGTCTCCCACGGCGTGGACTTCGCCGTGGTGGCGCCGGATGACCCCCTGGCCCTGGGCTGTGTGGACCGGCTCCACGAGGCCGGCATCCCCTGCTTCGGCCCCGACGCCAAGGCCGCCCGGATCGAGGCCAGCAAGGTCTTTTCCAAGAACCTCATGAAACAGTACGGCATCCCCACCGCCGATTACCGGGTCTTTGACGACCCGGCCAAGGCCCTGGAGTACCTGCGCGGCGCCGACTTCCCCATCGTCATCAAGGCCGACGGCCTGGCCCTGGGCAAGGGGGTGTTGATCCCTCAGAACCTCTCTGAGGCGGAGGACGCCGTGAAGTCCATTATGGAGGACAAGGTGTTCGGCGCCTCCGGCAACGAGATCGTCGTGGAGGAGTTCCTCACCGGACCGGAAGTCAGCGTCCTGGCCTTCACCGACGGCACCGCCATCGTGCCCATGGTCTCCTCCATGGACCACAAGCGGGCCGGAGAGGGCGACACCGGCCTCAACACCGGCGGCATGGGCACCATCGCCCCCAACCCCTGCTACACCGCCGACGTGGCCCAGGTCTGCATGGAGACCATCTTCCTTCCCACCCTGGCCGCCATGCGGGCCGAGGGCTGCCCCTTCAAGGGCTGCCTCTACTTCGGCCTGATGCTGACCCCCAAGGGGCCCAAAGTCATCGAGTACAACTGCCGCTTCGGCGACCCGGAGACCCAGGTGGTGCTGCCCCTGCTGAAAACCGACCTGCTGACCGTCATGCGGGCCGTGGAGAGTGAGACGCTGGGCCAGCTCACCGTGGAGTGGCGCAGCGGTGCCGCCGCCTGCGTGATCCTGGCCTCCGGCGGCTATCCCGGCCACTATGAGAAGGGCAAGGCCATCACCCTGCCGGACACTCTGCCGGAGAATGTCACCGTCTACCACGCCGGGGACGCTCTGACGGCGGAGGGCGCGCTGGTCACCTCCGGCGGCCGGGTGCTGGGCGTCACCGCTACGGCGGACACGCTGGAGGCGGCCCTCCGGGACGCCTATGCCGCCGCCGGCACCATCGATTTTGAGGGCAAGTACCTGCGCCGGGACATCGGCCGCCGGGCCCTGTCCCTCCAATCTTGA